In Opitutales bacterium, the sequence CTCGCGCGCATCATAAATATACTCCAAATGCATACGCTGCTTCGGCGCATGCACACAAGACGGACAAAAAACCGCAATACAGCGCCCCCCCTCATCACGGACACTCGAATAGAGAATCCCATCGACACCTAATTCCCGCTGCGCGCGAGCAAACTCCTGGCTCTCTCGATAGGTCGAAGTGGGCCGCAAAAGAAATGCGAAAGGCGAAGCCTCGATGGAAACGACATCACCCGTTATGGATCCCGAGTATACGCGCATCGTGACACGTTGATTGGGTTGGTTTGTGCAACTCAAGAATCGAGCCCGGTGGTAGGCACTTTCTTCAATAGCCGTTTCGATACTTCCAGCCGCATAATAGGCGCCGTATGTTGCATCCGAAAAACGCGCCTCATCATGTAGATAAATGAACGG encodes:
- a CDS encoding RES family NAD+ phosphorylase, giving the protein MNSFPEPQRVPVPKGEWFRIIPSQYPPIQVFEDIYESAEEFALAAAIEGMTNSRLQQEMGNLRRVPKEAWRSGPGMSVVMAPFIYLHDEARFSDATYGAYYAAGSIETAIEESAYHRARFLSCTNQPNQRVTMRVYSGSITGDVVSIEASPFAFLLRPTSTYRESQEFARAQRELGVDGILYSSVRDEGGRCIAVFCPSCVHAPKQRMHLEYIYDAREQRIRDVLDISRRDRNESH